In Mycoavidus cysteinexigens, a genomic segment contains:
- the dnaE gene encoding DNA polymerase III subunit alpha, whose amino-acid sequence MLNPRFIHLRLHSEYSITDGIVRLDDAVKAAAADGQGALALTDLGNLFGLVKFYQTARSAGVKPIIGCDVWLTNPLDGDKPSRVLLLVCELQGYLNLCELLSRAWLTNQHRGRAQIQIEWLESGLAQGLIALSGGLTGDIGQAFAAGNEEAARRFAQRWAQIFPQRFYLEVQRAELPGEALYIQQVAALAAELQLPLVATHPVQFMTPDDFTAHEARVCIAAGNLLADPRRARPFTRAQYFRTQAEMAELFADLPSALANTVEIAQRCNLTLELGKPKLPLFPTPAGLSLDDYLMQEARQGLEQRLEQLFADVAQRERERSTYCQRLEFECATIIKMGFPGYFLIVADFINWAKQNGVPVGPGRGSGAGSLVAFALGITDLDPLRYKLLFERFLNPERVSMPDFDIDFCQHGRDRVIQYVKSKYGADAVSQIATFGTMAAKAAVRDIGRVLDLGYNFTDGVAKLIPFKPGKHVTIADAIKEEPLLAQRLADEDEVQQLLELAQRVEGLTRNIGMHAGGVLIAPGKLTHFCPLYTQHMPLAENGAGLTDSQAHGGAVVSQYDKDDVEAVGLVKFDFLGLTTLTILDWAERDIRRLDPNRSDWSLAQVPLDDPATFSFLKKANTVAVFQLESRGMQGMLKDAQPDRFEDIIALVALYRPGPMDLIPSFCARKHGREKVDYPDPRVKDVLAETYGIMVYQEQVMQMAQIIGGYSLGGADLLRRAMGKKKPEEMAQHRALFREGAAQNGLMREKADEIFDLMEKFAGYGFNKSHAAAYALLAYQTAWLKAHYPAEFMAANMSLALDDTDKIKILFEDCQLNHLTVLPPDINRSVYRFEPAAESAGQPARTIHYGLGAIKGSGQSAIEDVLRARAEKPFTDLFDFCLRVDRRIVNRRTIEALIRAGAFDALHPNRAQLLASVTLALGAAEQRCAHELQAGLFDQTELADGCELVAEPAWSKKRLLQEEKAALGFYLSGHLFDAYRSEVSRFAKQKLNNLQEGRDKLVAGVINSIRTQLTPRGKMLMVMLDDGTAQCEVTVFNELYDANRELFKEDELLIVTGNARYDSFTGGIRLSAGAVLDLARARGSFARVLRISVNHQVNSRRLHELLQSHKAVSDLSSSSNPMHKPVGRAYDPPKREPNSGLPVLIDYCNQALRSEFTLGDGWRVKPSDELLVELKAEAWATSVEVIY is encoded by the coding sequence ATGCTAAATCCTCGCTTTATTCACCTCCGCCTTCATTCCGAATATTCAATCACCGATGGCATTGTGCGCCTTGATGATGCAGTTAAAGCAGCTGCAGCTGATGGACAGGGAGCGCTTGCGCTCACTGATCTGGGCAACCTATTTGGTCTAGTCAAGTTCTATCAAACAGCGCGTAGCGCAGGCGTTAAGCCTATCATCGGTTGCGATGTATGGCTGACTAACCCGTTAGATGGCGACAAACCCAGTCGGGTTTTGCTGCTCGTATGCGAGTTGCAAGGTTATTTAAATCTTTGCGAATTGTTAAGTCGGGCCTGGTTAACGAATCAACATCGAGGTCGCGCTCAAATTCAAATTGAATGGCTTGAGAGTGGTTTGGCGCAGGGTTTAATTGCTTTATCCGGCGGACTTACGGGCGATATTGGGCAGGCTTTTGCAGCCGGTAATGAAGAGGCTGCACGGCGCTTTGCGCAACGCTGGGCGCAGATTTTTCCTCAGCGTTTTTATCTGGAAGTGCAGCGTGCCGAGCTGCCTGGCGAGGCGCTTTATATCCAACAAGTCGCGGCGCTTGCCGCTGAGTTGCAGTTGCCGTTAGTGGCGACGCACCCAGTGCAATTTATGACGCCAGATGATTTCACTGCCCATGAGGCGCGGGTTTGTATCGCCGCCGGAAATTTATTGGCTGATCCACGCCGCGCTCGACCGTTTACGCGGGCTCAGTATTTTCGCACTCAAGCTGAAATGGCGGAGCTTTTTGCGGACTTGCCTTCTGCGCTAGCGAATACGGTTGAAATTGCTCAGCGCTGCAATTTGACGTTAGAGCTGGGCAAGCCCAAGCTACCACTTTTCCCAACCCCAGCCGGTCTATCGCTGGATGATTACCTAATGCAAGAGGCGCGGCAAGGGCTAGAGCAGCGCTTAGAGCAGTTATTTGCTGACGTGGCACAGCGTGAGCGCGAGCGCTCCACTTATTGTCAACGCCTTGAATTTGAATGCGCAACGATTATCAAAATGGGCTTTCCCGGCTACTTTTTAATTGTCGCTGACTTTATCAATTGGGCTAAACAAAATGGCGTTCCGGTGGGCCCGGGTCGGGGCTCCGGAGCGGGCTCGCTGGTGGCGTTTGCGTTAGGCATTACAGATCTTGACCCGCTGCGCTATAAATTATTGTTTGAGCGCTTTTTAAATCCAGAGCGCGTCTCGATGCCGGACTTCGATATTGATTTTTGTCAGCACGGGCGTGATCGCGTGATTCAATATGTGAAGAGTAAATACGGCGCAGATGCCGTCTCGCAGATCGCCACTTTTGGCACGATGGCGGCTAAAGCGGCGGTGCGGGATATTGGCCGGGTGCTTGATCTGGGCTATAACTTTACGGATGGGGTCGCTAAGCTGATTCCTTTTAAGCCCGGCAAGCATGTGACGATTGCCGATGCGATTAAAGAAGAGCCGTTGTTGGCGCAACGTTTGGCAGATGAAGATGAGGTGCAACAATTACTTGAGTTGGCGCAGCGCGTTGAAGGATTAACCCGTAATATTGGCATGCATGCCGGTGGCGTGCTGATTGCACCCGGCAAGCTCACGCATTTTTGTCCACTCTATACGCAACATATGCCGTTGGCGGAAAATGGCGCGGGCCTGACTGACAGCCAAGCCCATGGTGGGGCGGTAGTCAGCCAATATGATAAAGATGATGTTGAAGCCGTTGGCTTAGTCAAATTCGATTTTCTAGGGTTAACCACACTGACGATTTTAGATTGGGCTGAGCGCGATATTCGCCGACTTGATCCAAATCGTTCTGATTGGTCGCTGGCACAAGTCCCATTGGACGATCCAGCGACGTTCTCGTTTCTAAAAAAAGCCAATACAGTGGCTGTGTTCCAGCTTGAAAGCCGCGGCATGCAAGGGATGCTGAAGGATGCTCAGCCTGATCGCTTTGAAGACATTATTGCGCTGGTTGCGCTATACCGTCCTGGGCCAATGGATCTGATTCCGAGTTTTTGCGCCCGTAAGCATGGCCGCGAGAAAGTCGATTATCCTGATCCACGCGTAAAAGACGTGCTGGCAGAGACCTATGGCATTATGGTCTATCAAGAGCAGGTCATGCAGATGGCGCAGATCATCGGTGGTTATTCATTAGGTGGCGCTGATTTATTACGCCGCGCTATGGGTAAGAAAAAACCTGAAGAAATGGCGCAGCATCGCGCACTCTTCCGCGAGGGCGCGGCGCAAAATGGGTTAATGCGCGAAAAAGCCGACGAAATTTTTGATTTGATGGAAAAATTCGCCGGTTACGGTTTTAACAAATCACATGCGGCGGCCTATGCGCTGCTTGCATATCAGACCGCTTGGCTCAAAGCGCATTATCCGGCTGAATTTATGGCGGCTAATATGAGCTTGGCGCTAGATGACACCGATAAAATCAAAATTTTATTTGAAGACTGTCAACTGAACCATCTAACGGTATTGCCACCTGATATTAACCGCTCAGTGTACCGTTTTGAACCCGCCGCAGAAAGCGCGGGGCAGCCGGCGCGCACTATTCATTATGGGCTTGGCGCGATTAAAGGAAGCGGCCAAAGCGCGATTGAAGATGTTTTGCGCGCGCGCGCTGAAAAGCCGTTTACCGATTTGTTCGATTTTTGTTTACGGGTCGATCGCCGTATTGTCAATCGCCGCACGATTGAAGCCTTGATTCGCGCTGGGGCATTTGATGCCTTGCATCCCAATCGCGCTCAATTATTGGCCTCCGTAACGCTTGCGTTAGGCGCTGCTGAGCAGCGGTGTGCGCATGAATTGCAAGCGGGTTTATTTGACCAGACTGAGCTTGCCGACGGTTGCGAGCTTGTCGCTGAACCTGCATGGTCAAAAAAACGCTTGTTGCAGGAAGAAAAAGCGGCCTTAGGTTTTTATTTATCTGGACATTTATTTGATGCCTATCGCAGCGAAGTCAGTCGTTTTGCTAAACAAAAACTGAATAATTTGCAGGAAGGGCGGGATAAGCTGGTTGCCGGGGTGATTAACAGTATCCGTACGCAGCTGACGCCGCGCGGAAAAATGCTTATGGTGATGCTGGATGATGGTACAGCACAATGTGAAGTGACAGTGTTTAATGAGCTTTATGACGCGAACCGAGAGTTGTTCAAAGAAGATGAACTGCTGATCGTCACAGGCAATGCGCGCTATGATAGCTTCACCGGTGGCATTCGCTTAAGCGCTGGTGCGGTGCTAGATTTGGCGCGCGCGCGCGGTTCTTTTGCGCGAGTTCTGCGTATCTCAGTGAATCACCAAGTTAACTCGCGTAGATTGCATGAGCTTTTGCAATCGCACAAGGCAGTGAGCGATCTAAGCTCGTCTAGCAATCCAATGCATAAGCCGGTCGGGCGCGCCTACGACCCTCCAAAAAGAGAACCCAATAGCGGTTTGCCGGTGCTGATCGATTACTGTAACCAAGCGCTACGCAGTGAGTTTACGCTGGGGGATGGATGGCGCGTTAAGCCTTCGGATGAGTTGCTGGTTGAGTTGAAAGCTGAGGCTTGGGCGACTTCAGTCGAAGTGATTTATTAA
- a CDS encoding 2-hydroxycarboxylate transporter family protein produces MQQNSLLTDASALASSESKSELKAIRWWRIMDEHRISVIPLPIYCVLFVSLGALLAIEKFSSEISVIFAMLAVLGCGCAELGARIPGLRQIGGSVILTVLLPSYLVHRSLLPTQLVQSVSDFWQATNILYLFTIAVIVGGILSMDRQLLIKGFAKLFIPLAAGSITAAVVGTLTGMALGLSAHHAFFYLVIPIMAGGLGEGAIPLTLGYAAILQIPQSQLFAQVVPPVVLGNLTAIVCAALFHQLGKRYPRFSGNGHLLPVTAPALSLEEKPCSVTVEHIAAAGMIALGLYVAGTVIYQFTGLPAPLGMLLLTVLVKLTCVIPPKFEQGAHKMYHFFAVASAYPILFGIGLILTPWDALLEALTLAHFVTIFATVVTLTVVGFVVGRWAGLHSVESAIVNACHSGMGSVGDMAILTASHRMQLMPFAQLATRIGGALTVMLALLILSQLPPA; encoded by the coding sequence ATGCAGCAGAATTCATTGCTTACTGATGCTTCAGCATTGGCTTCATCAGAATCAAAATCAGAATTAAAGGCGATCCGCTGGTGGCGGATCATGGATGAGCACCGTATTAGCGTCATTCCGCTGCCAATTTATTGCGTGCTATTCGTGAGCCTTGGGGCTCTCCTAGCAATAGAAAAATTTTCAAGCGAAATCTCGGTTATCTTCGCCATGCTTGCGGTACTGGGTTGTGGCTGCGCTGAATTGGGTGCACGCATCCCAGGTTTGCGCCAAATTGGTGGCTCGGTTATCTTGACCGTATTGCTGCCCTCTTATCTGGTCCATCGTTCGCTGTTGCCAACTCAACTCGTGCAGTCTGTGAGCGACTTCTGGCAGGCTACGAATATTCTTTATCTATTTACCATTGCGGTTATCGTCGGTGGTATTTTGAGTATGGATCGGCAACTTCTAATTAAAGGTTTTGCTAAGCTTTTCATCCCGCTGGCTGCGGGGTCGATTACGGCGGCAGTAGTCGGTACACTAACTGGCATGGCGCTCGGACTCAGTGCGCACCATGCCTTTTTTTATCTCGTCATTCCGATTATGGCCGGCGGCCTTGGCGAAGGTGCGATTCCGCTCACGCTAGGTTATGCAGCGATTTTACAAATCCCACAATCTCAGCTATTTGCCCAAGTTGTGCCGCCTGTGGTGTTGGGTAATTTGACGGCCATTGTATGTGCAGCGCTTTTTCATCAGCTTGGCAAGCGCTATCCGCGCTTCAGTGGTAATGGTCATTTATTGCCAGTAACAGCGCCCGCTTTATCGCTTGAGGAAAAGCCATGCTCAGTAACCGTTGAACATATAGCTGCGGCCGGGATGATTGCGCTTGGCTTATATGTGGCAGGTACGGTGATTTATCAATTTACTGGCTTGCCAGCGCCGTTAGGCATGTTGTTGCTCACGGTGCTGGTTAAACTAACCTGCGTTATCCCGCCTAAGTTTGAGCAGGGCGCGCATAAAATGTACCACTTTTTTGCTGTGGCTTCCGCTTACCCGATTTTGTTTGGGATTGGTTTGATTTTAACGCCTTGGGATGCGCTGTTAGAAGCTCTAACGCTAGCGCATTTTGTCACCATCTTTGCTACGGTAGTCACCCTAACTGTAGTTGGTTTTGTGGTTGGACGCTGGGCGGGCTTGCATTCAGTTGAAAGTGCAATTGTTAATGCGTGTCATAGTGGCATGGGGAGCGTAGGAGATATGGCGATTTTAACCGCGTCGCACCGCATGCAATTAATGCCGTTTGCGCAGCTTGCGACCCGCATTGGCGGAGCGCTTACGGTGATGCTGGCGCTGCTCATTTTGAGCCAATTGCCCCCCGCATAA